AAATTCTTGCCAGTTTTGTTTAAAAAAGATATTATAATAGATAAAGAAAGGCAATATTTTAAAAAATATTATCTTTAATAAAATCATTATTAATTTGCCAATATGTCTTTAATTTATCTGTTAGTTCCCTTAGCAGCAGTCCTGATCGCCCAAGTTAGTAAATTCTTTATTAAGAATAATAATCTTAAACTAAACTGGAAGAATCTAATGGCCTACTCTGGTATGCCCTCCAGCCATGCAGCCATAACAACTTCTTTGGCAACTATTATCGGGCTTGGTGAAGGTATCGGTTCTCCGATTTTTGCTGTGGCCGTCCTTTTAGCCTTACTGTCAATCAGGGACGCGGTTGGTATAAGACAATACATAGGTAAACAGGGTGAAGTTATTAACGAATTAGTTGAAGACTTAGAAGAAGATAATTTGGTAGATAATCAATACCCGACTCTTTTGGAAAAAGTCGGGCATACACCTAAACAATTAATCGCTGGTACAATCCTGGGAATAGCAGTCGGTATCTTGGGAGGATTTTTTATATAATGGCTTTATAACAAATAAATAAATTAACAAATTGAATTAATAACTACCAACCGGGATTGCTATTTGACAAACCCCTTGATTACTACATGATTGTCCGCTAGGGCAATTACCATTATTAGTGCCACAAAAACCTCCACAACCGTCTCCCCCACAATTACGGTTGGTACAATTCGGGAAACAACTGTCACCTGTCTGACAAATCTCACCACCCGAGGCTACACCTTTAAAATAACCTGATTCCCCTAAAGAACAAAATTTAAAATTATTGTTGTTTACCGGGGTAGTGAAAAATTCATAATAATAAGCTTTACTGTCTACTGGTAATTCTAGAGGACTATGTTGCCCGGCAAACCTCTTATTAGTTTCATCCCAACAAGTTATTGGGTTAAAGCTTTCTCCACAAGGACCAAGTTGGTTAACCGGATCACCGGGAACGGAGCCGCCTATGGTATTGGCTAAAGTCGTTGTCCAACTGGGCCAAGTGGAAACCGTCTTGTTGGTCAAATACGTTCCAGATTCAAGTCTGGGATAGTGTTTATTTCTTTCGCCATAAGCTTCAATTCTATCTTTCATTAAACGCAAGTCGGAAAGTCTTTTAACATCTCTAATAACCGCAGATTTTTTATTTAAACAAAACTCCCCCAAAGGACAATCTGAACTTAATAAACAACCCTGCTCTGAGGTTTCACTACAAAAACCATGTAGCTCGCAAGTTCCTGAAGATGTAGCAGTTTGGGAGCCAACAACACAATCACTATCCTGTTTACAACCCTTTAGATGATCGTTACTGCAAGTTTTAACGTTATAATTAAACTTCCAAAACTGTAAAAGTTGGCCGAAAATATCGGTGGTGGCAACTTCCGGATTTTGGTTATGGGAGATAACGTAAATGTTGGTATATATTTCCGGAATGTTTGAATCAATACAAGTAAGACTGCTTTGAGCGTTAGTGGGACTTACAAAATAATCCAAAAAGTTCTTTTTCCCATTCTTATCTCCATCTAAGAAACCTTGACTAGCGCTACAGTCTGCATTAGTTTTACAAATCTTTAAGGTATTACCGCATCTTTTAACTTCCACCGCATTAGCAGCGTTAACATAGATCGTTCTCCCATCACGTACCGCCTCATAACCATCTACGATAAAAGACTGGGGCGCTCCTTTAATGGCAATATTTCTATCATACCACTGCAAAGGTCCGTGATGCTCCGGATTAGGTACAACCCTTAAACCAATAGCATCTCTTGAAACAATTTCATTACCACTGCCAGAACCTCCGATTATTCCTCCTTGAGCACTAACCGAATTAGTTAACCAAAATAATAAAGAAAAAACAAATAAGCTTAAAAAGATTAAAGAATGGTGAAATTTCATAAGCTTAAAATTAAAAATAATTACAATCAAAATTGATATATTATTATCTGTTATTATAAATAACTTAACTATATCTATATTATATCTATTTTTATTATACCATATCAGGCGAAAAAAGCGCAATAACCTAACCTTTTTAAAATATTTTATTATATCTTTTTCTTTTTCCAGTGTCTTTATTTTTGGCAATTATCGCACCAATGAGTCCCCCGTCCAGCTACCTTGTCTTTTAGAATTTTAGCCGAACATTGCCTACATTCTAAACCTGATCGTCCATAGACCTTAAGGTAATTAATAAACTTACCTTTAAGTCCAGCCGCATCCGTATAGTCTCTAAAGGTTGTACCTCGATGTTTAATGGATAGTCTTAAAATATAGACAGTCGCTTGATATATTTTCTTTATCTCTTCTTTTGCAAGAGAAGCAACTTTGCGTGCCGGTTTAACCTTGGCTTTAAAAAGTATTTCATCGGCATAGATATTACCTATTCCAACAAAATGTTTTTGTTCAAGTAAAGCGGCTTTAATATTTAAACCGGCTCGGCGTTTTAAAATTGCAGCGAAAAAACTTAAAGTAAAGCCTTGTTCTAAAGGTTCTTGTCCGGTTCTTTTATCCAGTTCAATAAACTCATTTTTATCCAAAAGCTTAAGCCAACCGAATTTTCTTACATCATTAAAATAAAGTTTACCTTTATTTAAAGTAATTTCTAAAACAGTATGCTTATTAGGTACTTGTACTCCAGTGGAGATGATAGGATGACCACCAGCTACTAAAGATCGTCCACTAAGATAGATAAGTTGCCCAGTCATTTTAAGGTGAACCAAGAGATAATGTTTATCAAAATCAAAAACCACCATCTTGGCCCGACGAAAAACTCTTTTTAGCTTTTTCTTATAAAGAATTTTACGCAACGATACTAAGGGAGTTTTAACTACCTTATGCCCTCCCAATATTTTAATTTCTTTAACACTTAAACCAACCAAGCTTTTATTAAGATCTTGGGCAATGGTTTCAACTTCCGGTAATTCTGGCATAGCGTTTATCTAAGTTCTAAACTTTTCCTAGTTAATTTCTTTGTTAATTTCTTATTATCTTATTATCTTTTTCTCTTTATGCGTAATAGACCATTTTGTGAACCAGCCTGAGCAATAACCGAAGAAGCGTTACGAGCGGCCAGCTTAAGAGCTTTGGAGATATCCCCATGGTAAAGCTCTAGACCCGAGACAAAGCCCGAACCAAAAGAATCTCCAACACCGGTAGTATCGGTAATTTTCTTCGGCTTAATAGCCTCTTGCCGATAGACCCTACGCCCATCATAGGCATAAGCTCCTTTGGCACCGTCGGTAATAATACAAATTTGCGGACCATAAGAAGAAAGTATCTTTAAAAGAGTCGGCAAGGAAGAAGAAGCGTTAACTTTCTCCTTTCTTTTTTTATCCGATAAAAGCAACTCAAGAGCCTCGTCTTTATTAAGGCTTAAAATTTCGATTTGTTGAAGATAGGGTTTTAAAACAGCGTAACCGGCTTGTAGTTGTTCACGTCCAGGATTCCAAAAGACTTTGTTGGAGGCGGAAAAAAGTAAAGGTAAAAGCTTTCGCCAACCACCGGATAAAGAAGTAAGATAGGTACGCTTAGCTAAAGATAGTAATTTAGCTTCTCTTTTACCTATCTTTAAATCTCCGTTAACTCCTCGGTAGGTAAAAACTACGTGTTCCTTATCTGGAGCGATTAAGATAAAAGAAACTCCGGACAAACCCTGTTTAACAATCTCTACTCGACTTTCTATTTTGTAAAGCTTAAAATTATCTAAAATCTTTTTACCTCTCTCGTCTTTTCCTACAGTGGTAATAACCGCGGTTTTAAGACTTAGGCAGCTAGCACCAACCGAGACATTGGAGGCTCCCCCACCGCAACTAAAATTAAGCTCTTTAACCCCGATCTTGGCCCCATATTCAAAGCCGATCAGTTTCTGCCGTAATAGATCACCAGGATTATCTACTAATACGGCGTCATCTACGGTAAAAAAGATATCTTCGGTGGCTCCGCCCACCACCACTAGGTCATAACGTTTTGGCATAATGATATTATAAAAAATTAGTCGGCAAAAGCCTTTGCCTAATATCCATCATTATAGCAGACTTTGACAAAAAGATAAAAACAACTTATACTCTGGAGGAGAAAGTTGGTTTTAAAAAAACCATACTTTAATTTAAAAAAATCAATTTTCGAGGGTCGTCTAATGGTAGGACTCCAGGTTTTGGTCCTGGCTATCGGGGTTCGAATCCCTGCCCTCGAGCAGATTATTATTAATGTATAAACAGTTATTAGAGTTTACATTAAACCCATTAAATCCTTAGCCGCTAAAGCTGCCTCTTTACGAAAAAAAGCTTTAACTTTGAGCCAATCGGCTTTAAAATTAATTACAGGATCAGGATCATGATCAGCGTCATTAAAATAAACCAAACTCTTTAAAATATGATGGTAGTTATGAGCCACCGAGGGGTATTGTTTAGGTAAACGCCTTATTGTATTACCTAATGGTTCTATATTTTGAGCACACCAATAAAGATCAAAAAAATCTCTTTTACGACCTCGTTGAGCCAGAGCTACAATTTTCATAACGGCAACGTCTTGTTTGTCTAAAACTTTAATAAAACCATGTTTCAAAAAAGACTGTTTGGCAATAAAAAGCGGGTATGAAATAAAACTTACTTTAGCTTTAAATAAAGTACCATATACAGTTCCTTTATCTTCAACTTCGGTAGACCATTGAGAATTCTTGGAAAAATACTCAATAACTTCTTTTTCTTTAAAATCTTTATCAATAAAAAAATCCAAATCTACCGATTTTCTATGCCCCGCCTGAAGAGCCAAGGCCGTTCCTCCGGCTAGATACCAACCGGTTCTTTTTTTAAACCATAAATCTTTTGACAAAAAATCAAGAGCTGTCTTAGTGCTCTTTGGCAAAGTATTATAATACCAATTTATTTTTTTAGCAGCAGAGTCCATAAAGCTTTGGTTTTAGGTCTTATTGATCTCGATTTGCTAATCACCTTGCGCAATAAGGTTTTATCATAAAATTTAAAAGCCCATCTAACTTCTTCGTCTCGGCCAAAATCAGCTATACGCTCAATAACATATTGGGCGTTTTTGCTGGGATTTATCTTTTTGGGATCAACATCCCAAAATAAAGATTGTCTTAGTTTCATATATATACAGTATAGCAAAAAATTGATAAAAAATCAACACAATAAAAAACCATAAAATAATTTTAATAATCAAAAAAGCAGACCAATTAAAATCAATCTGCTCTTAAATTTCATTATTTGCCGAATAATAAAAATTAATTATGTCACTTTTATAACTCTTTAAAGACTCCTTTCGTGAAATATAGACATTAGAAGAAACAAAGCGACAAGGTATATCTTAACTTACCTATTTAAACAAAAAACACCCCGCCGAGCCAAAGCTCTGACGAGGTGTTTTAAGACGCTAATATTAAGCGAGTTTGACATTAACCGCGTTTGGTCCCTTTTCGGACTGCTCAACTTCGTAGCTGACAGCATCGCCTTCCTGAAGGTCATTGAATTGGACACCTACCAAGCTATTGCTATGGAAGAATAAGTCCTTTTCCTGGCCCTCAGAAGAGATGAAACCAAAACCCTTATCGGTCAATTTTTTAATTGTACCTTGCATGGATTTATCAAGAAAAATGAATAAAATTGTAAGGTGTGATAGATATTTAATTGAATCGACTAACTCACAAACGTCATATACGCATTACTATTATAGTATAGCACTAATATTTTTTTGTGTCAATAGGGTTAGCTAAATTCAAGCTTGTGCCTAATACGTTACTGTGCTAACCTAACACCACTATGCATAAAGGTATCTTTTTCAATCTAATAGTAATTATAGGTCTAATTCTACTGACCTCTAATAACGGTGCCGTTTCCTCGGCCCAGGCTCAAACCTCAAACACATCAGTTCGTTCTATTGTGTTTCCGGTTTTAGGTTCTTCTTCATATGGAAATGACTTCGGCGATGGGCGTTCCAGTGGACGCACACACGAAGGTAATGATATTTTTGCTCCAAAAATGCGCCCGTTATTGGCGGCTGTAGACGGCACTGTCCAATGGGTGCAATATCCACAACCTGAATGGGGCTATGCCATTTCTTTGCGTGACGCTGATGGTTGGCAATATTGGTATCTTCACGTTAACAACGACACACCCGGTACCGACGACGGACTTGGTGGCGGGCTTTACGCCTATGCGCCTGATGTCATTAACGGGGCTACTGTCAAAGCCGGACAAGTTATCGGTTGGGTGGGAGATAGCGGTAACGCCGAAAGTACATCGCCCCACCTTCATTTTGAAATTCACGCTCCAGATCGTTCGGTGATTAACCCTTATGAAAGTCTAAGAGCAGCTACTAGAGTAACCACACCTGTCCCTGCCCCTATACAATCATATGAAATCGTACCGTATGGAGAATTTAAGGGTGGCGCTTCAATCGCTTCCGGTAATTTCGGTAATGGAGGCACTCTAGTAACAGGCGCTGGACCTGGTGGTGGTCCGCACGTAAAAGTTTTTAATAATGATAAATTAGTGATCGCCGACTTTTTTCCTTATCCTACGGCTTTTAGAGGTGGGGTAAATGTCGCTGCTGGTGATATTGACGGAGATGGTATTGATGAAATAATTACCGGTGCCGGACCGGGCGGTGGTCCACATGTTAGAATCTTAGGTACCAACGGCGAACCACGCGGTAGCTTTATGGCTTATCCCAATGCTTTTCGTGGCGGAGTACGAGTAGCGGTCGCTGATATTGATGGCGATGGTAAGGCGGAAATTATTACTGGTGCAGGACCTGGCGGTGGTCCGCATGTGCGAGTTTTTAAAGCAGACGGCACTCCCCTAACCGGCTTTATGGCATATGACAAAAGTTTTCGTGGCGGTATTGATGTAGCAGTAGTTCCCGCTAGCTCACAATCTCCAGCTAGAATAATTACCTCACCATTAATTGGTGGAGGACCACACATAAGGACTTTTGATATTAACGGTAATCCGGACACTTCATTCTTTGCATATGATCAAGGCTTTCGCGGTGGTGTTAAAATTTCTGTAATTAATACAAGTTCAACTTTTCAATCAGCAGGATCATATCAGATTGTAACTGTGCCAGCCTCCAAAGGCGACCCTCATATCCGTGTCTTTACTCCCCAGGGCATGGAAGTTCGTGAGGCCACGGCTTTTGAATCATGGTGGAGAGGTGGCTATGAAGTAGACGCAGATAAGAATGGCACCATCCGACTTACCTCCAGCGGTCGTCGAGCTTCAGTACGAACGGTGGTTAATCAGAGTTTTAATTTTAATCAAGGAACCCAGGGAACCGAAGGTGGTTGGAGGTACCGAAGATAGTAAACTCATTACCCTACTCTTCAGCTCTGGATTGCACTGATTTATTTACCGAATGAAAACCTAAGAGAACAAAAACTAAAAAGCTACCTATAACTATACCGCTAACATTAAGACCGAGCATACTTGCATAATAAACAAAAGCCGGCCAATCTCCTTGAGCTAACCAAATACCCATTAAACTTAAGGGTGGAACCAAGGTAACGGCCACCGAAACACCAGGTAAAGCCTCAGAAACCTCTCGACGACACCAAGCAAAAGCTCCGGCTGCTCCGGAAGCTATAGCCACCATGGCATATAACAACATAACTTTTTCGCTTCTATCAAAAACAGAGGTTATATTTTCGTTGGAAAAAATCATTGACATAAGACCGCTAACAAGAATAACCATAAGAAATGAAGAGATTATTAAAAGCAGTACCCGCCAAAGAGGCCTAATATGTCCGGTAGCTAACACTAGACCAATTATTAATAAAGGCGTTAAAAGAGGTGCCACTAACATGCCACCAATAGTAATCGCTGAATTATTCAATAAAACACCGGCCGAAACAATAACTGCTGATAGGCCCAATAAAACAAAATAAACCGAAACAGACCTAAGATGAGAAAAAAGCTCATCAACCGTCCTGTAACGATCTCTCCGACTAATAGTTAAAATATCCGGAGACCTTTTATGAAAAAAAGAAAAAAAATTACCTAAAAACATAAAAAACTTATTATTAAACTTATTAAAAAAGATAATTTTATTAAAAAATTATAGCTTTATTAAAACACCATGTACTTATACTTTAATTATAGCAAATAAAAAAAATTAAATAAACAATCTTAAAATTAGTTAACTATTTGGTTAACTAAGAAAAAGTATGTTATAATAAAAATATATAAAATATTTATTTTTAAATAATAAACAATGCAGTACCCTCAAGGTTTAACCGTACGTGAAGCCACTCGCTTGTTGGAAAAATTCGGACCAAACGAAATAAAAGACGTAGCCCCGATTTCTCCCCTGCGTATTCTTTTTAGGCAAATCAGCAAGAACTTTATCGTCTATCTCTTAGCTGGCGCTGCTATTGCCTCTTTTGCTGTTGGTAAAACAACCACCGGCTACATGATTAGCCTTATTATATTAATAATCGTCATTACCGGTTTTCTTCAAGAATTTAAAGCCGAAAAAGCCGTTAAAGCTCTTAAAAAACTAATTATGGCTATGACTATTGTAGTTAGAGATGGCCATGAACAAGAAATACCTTCTGGAGAAATCGTACCAGGAGATATTATTGTTTTACGAACCGGAGAAAAAATACCAGCCGACGCTTTGCTCTTAGAGCAAACCGAACTAAGAGTTAATGAAGCTGTTTTAACTGGTGAATCAATTGATGTTAAAAAAGAAATAGCCGAAAAAGACAATAAAGGCATTGAAAATAAGCATAAGATCTTCATGGGCACTTATATCTCCAATGGTAAGTGTATCGCCAAAGTACTAGAAACCGGCATGCGTACCGAATTCGGTAAAATTGCCGGTCTAATATCTGAAACAGAAAAAGAATTACCTCTCCAAAAAAAGGTTAATAACATTGCCCGGTATATGGTTTTTGTCGCCCTTGGCGCTTCTTTAACCGTTGGCTTGATTATGGTCAGTCGTTCTTTGCCCTTAGGCTCAGAAGCTGTTACTGATATAGTTATTGTTATGATCGCTTTAGCTGTTTCGGCCTTTCCAGAAGCTTTTCCAGTAGTCTTAATGTCTACTCTAGCCCGTGGTGCATATAACATGGCCAAAGAAAACGCCATTGTTAACCGTATGTCCATTATTGAAACTCTGGGTGAGACTACGGTTATTTGTTCAGATAAAACTGGCACTATTACCACCGGAGAAATGACTGTCCAAAAGATTATTTTAAGTCAAGCACAAATTGAAGTAAGTGGGGTAGGGTTTCAAAGTGAGGGAGGTTTTATTTTTAAAAAAAACCAACAAAAGATTCTAGCTGAAAAAGATTTACAGTTGGCTCTTAGGGCTGCGGTAATTTGTAATGATGCTTCATTAAAAAGAGTTGGTGAAAACCAAGAGTACAGGATTATTGGTACGCCTACCGAAGGCTCTTTATTGATTGCCGGCGCTAAAGCTGAGATTTTCCAAAATGATTTACCAGATAAACGTCTATCTGAAATACCTTTTAACTCGGAAAGAAAAATGATGTCCGTCACAGTAGAAGAAGAAGGAAAGACTATAATTTACGCCAAAGGAGCCCCGGAAGCGCTTTATGAACAATGCGATAGATATCTAGACAACGGAGAAGTTAAGCCCTTTAATCGCCAAGCGCAAAACACTTTTAAACGCCTAGCGGCGCGACTAACCGCTAAACGCTACCGAGTAATAGCCGTGGCTTATTCCCCTACTTTAATGAAAATAAAAAATAAAAAAACTAAACAGGAATGTTTAGTTGAGGATAATAAACTTATTTTAGTCGGACTTTTTGCCTTAGAGGATCCACCTAGAGAAAATGTAGCCAAAGCCCTTGAACAATGTCGTCAAGCCGGTATTAAAGTGAAGATGATTACTGGTGATAATCCGGAGACCGCCAAAGCCATTGGCCAAGAAATAGGTTTGATCGGAGAGATCATGACTGGTGCTGAAATTGATAAACTAACCGACGCTGCCCTAATTAAAGCGGTAAAAAAGATCGCTATCTTTGCCCGTGTTAGACCTGAACATAAACTAAGGATAGTTAAAGCTCTTAAAAAGAATAAAGAAATAGTTACCATGACCGGCGATGGTGTTAATGATGCACCGGCTCTAAAAGAGGCACATATTGGGGTAGCGATGGGTAAAAACGGTACTGACGTTTCGCGTGCCGTGGCTGATTTGGTATTAAAAGACGATAACTTTGAAACCATTGTCTCGGCCATTAAAACCGGCAGGACTATCTACAGTAATATCCAGAAGTTTATCACCTTACAAATTTCTCTTAATTACGGAGAGATTATGATAATCATTCTAGCTATCGCCCTAGGGCTACCACTGCCTTTAATAGCTCTACAAATCCTTTTCATGAATATGATAACCGACAATCTCTCGGCTATCTCCTTAGGCTTTAATCCAGCCTCAAAAGACGCTATGGACAAACCCCCTAGACGCAATGCCAGTCTTTTAAACAAGAGCTTAATTAAACTGATCTTTATCGCCGGTACAACTATTGGGGGTATAGCTTTAGCTGTTTTCTATATTACCCTAAACATAACAGATGACTTAAATACGGCCAGAACCACCACTATGGTAGCTTTAATCTTTTTGGAAATTGCCAATGCCTTTAACTTCCGTTCCTTTAGGCAACCAGTACACCGAGCCAGTCTTTTCCGTAATCCATATTTAGTCTATGCTTCCCTCTTCTCAATTACCACTACCTTAATATTGGTTAATACACCTTTTGGTAAAGTCTTTGAACTAATACCACTTACCTGGCCGATCTGGTTAACCTTAGCCGGTATAGCCCTAATAATTATTATACTTTTTGATACCATGAAACTAACTAGTCACAAAAAGGAAGGGTTGGCTTTAAATTAAAATACAAATAAAAAACGCAGATTCTTTATGATTTTTAAAAATCATCATAAAGAATTCTGCGTAAAGATAGAACTACATTTTTACCGCAAGCGCAACGTTAATTTTGACATTAGCGGCATTACAAACGGCATATAAACTTTTTAATTTTTTTTCTCCATCAGAGATAGTCTCATTTAAAAATAGAGAATAAACTCTGTTAGAAATTTCGGAAGGATCGATACCGGTTTTATTACAAATATCCAGTATTGTTGAAAACTTTTTGAATAAATCATCGTTTCCCCTGCTGATACTAAAAGCTAGATTATTAATTAATATATCTTTTAAAGAAACAGGATTCAACATCGTCTTTTCTTTATTTGCGGGATGATAAGCCGACATATTGGAAGATTGGAAACCAATCTCTTTTAAATCATCCTCAAGACATTTAAAGTGGGTATAACTACAACTATCTACTTGCAACTCAAAGCCGTTGCAGAAAACCTTTTCTTTACATATAGTACATGAGTTCTTTGCCATTTCCGCTTCAACGGACTTTTTATAATCTCTTAGCTTATAAAACTTTTGGTGATCAATGTAAGGTTTTGAAGTGACTACTGCGACCTGAGAATTCTTGAGCTTGAAATTAAATCTCTCGGCTGCTGCTAAAAGCTGCCGAACATGACATATCTCAATATTTGTCATATTGACCGATTTTTTTATAATTTCCATATTAGCACCAATGGGTTTAATATTAGAAAAATTATCAGCCAAAGCTAAGTAATCCATGATAACTTTAGAAACTTCCTTTTCTTTCGAAAAAAGAAACATGCCAAAGTTCTTTGACATTGCCATGTAGAGACCAAACTTATTCTTTAAGAAATTAAGAAAATAATTCCTTGTATCCTGGTCCTCCACATACAACATATTAAATCCAAAACTATGTCTTTCAAAAATTCTGTTCTTTAAGAACCCATAGAACGGTAAATAAGAAGCGCCCTCTTTAGCAAAAAGACCTAAGGGCTTCCCTTCACAATTATTTTTCAATATGGCTGTAGCAATACTTACTAGGAACAATTTTTCAAAGACTTTTTTATCTTCTTTAAAAAATTCCTTAACAACCTCTTGAAAGAAGAGTCTTTGTCCCGGTACACAATCATTTAAACAATTAACTAATTTAAAACGGTCCATGTAATAAAAATTGGCAAGACCGTTTAAACTTACTCCATTTAAATTATTTACTCCCTTTAAATTACTTACTTCCCTTGAAACATTTGAATGGTGTTTCATTTTTTCTCCTTGTTTATTTAATTTTTTAAGACCATAAAGATCATTTAATCACTTTTAAAAAATTTTGTCAAGTAAAAAAGACCCTTATTTTAAGG
This genomic window from Patescibacteria group bacterium contains:
- a CDS encoding cold shock domain-containing protein; protein product: MQGTIKKLTDKGFGFISSEGQEKDLFFHSNSLVGVQFNDLQEGDAVSYEVEQSEKGPNAVNVKLA
- a CDS encoding cation-transporting P-type ATPase; the encoded protein is MQYPQGLTVREATRLLEKFGPNEIKDVAPISPLRILFRQISKNFIVYLLAGAAIASFAVGKTTTGYMISLIILIIVITGFLQEFKAEKAVKALKKLIMAMTIVVRDGHEQEIPSGEIVPGDIIVLRTGEKIPADALLLEQTELRVNEAVLTGESIDVKKEIAEKDNKGIENKHKIFMGTYISNGKCIAKVLETGMRTEFGKIAGLISETEKELPLQKKVNNIARYMVFVALGASLTVGLIMVSRSLPLGSEAVTDIVIVMIALAVSAFPEAFPVVLMSTLARGAYNMAKENAIVNRMSIIETLGETTVICSDKTGTITTGEMTVQKIILSQAQIEVSGVGFQSEGGFIFKKNQQKILAEKDLQLALRAAVICNDASLKRVGENQEYRIIGTPTEGSLLIAGAKAEIFQNDLPDKRLSEIPFNSERKMMSVTVEEEGKTIIYAKGAPEALYEQCDRYLDNGEVKPFNRQAQNTFKRLAARLTAKRYRVIAVAYSPTLMKIKNKKTKQECLVEDNKLILVGLFALEDPPRENVAKALEQCRQAGIKVKMITGDNPETAKAIGQEIGLIGEIMTGAEIDKLTDAALIKAVKKIAIFARVRPEHKLRIVKALKKNKEIVTMTGDGVNDAPALKEAHIGVAMGKNGTDVSRAVADLVLKDDNFETIVSAIKTGRTIYSNIQKFITLQISLNYGEIMIIILAIALGLPLPLIALQILFMNMITDNLSAISLGFNPASKDAMDKPPRRNASLLNKSLIKLIFIAGTTIGGIALAVFYITLNITDDLNTARTTTMVALIFLEIANAFNFRSFRQPVHRASLFRNPYLVYASLFSITTTLILVNTPFGKVFELIPLTWPIWLTLAGIALIIIILFDTMKLTSHKKEGLALN
- a CDS encoding nucleotidyl transferase AbiEii/AbiGii toxin family protein, producing the protein MDSAAKKINWYYNTLPKSTKTALDFLSKDLWFKKRTGWYLAGGTALALQAGHRKSVDLDFFIDKDFKEKEVIEYFSKNSQWSTEVEDKGTVYGTLFKAKVSFISYPLFIAKQSFLKHGFIKVLDKQDVAVMKIVALAQRGRKRDFFDLYWCAQNIEPLGNTIRRLPKQYPSVAHNYHHILKSLVYFNDADHDPDPVINFKADWLKVKAFFRKEAALAAKDLMGLM
- a CDS encoding PfkB family carbohydrate kinase gives rise to the protein MPKRYDLVVVGGATEDIFFTVDDAVLVDNPGDLLRQKLIGFEYGAKIGVKELNFSCGGGASNVSVGASCLSLKTAVITTVGKDERGKKILDNFKLYKIESRVEIVKQGLSGVSFILIAPDKEHVVFTYRGVNGDLKIGKREAKLLSLAKRTYLTSLSGGWRKLLPLLFSASNKVFWNPGREQLQAGYAVLKPYLQQIEILSLNKDEALELLLSDKKRKEKVNASSSLPTLLKILSSYGPQICIITDGAKGAYAYDGRRVYRQEAIKPKKITDTTGVGDSFGSGFVSGLELYHGDISKALKLAARNASSVIAQAGSQNGLLRIKRKR
- a CDS encoding divergent PAP2 family protein, whose translation is MSLIYLLVPLAAVLIAQVSKFFIKNNNLKLNWKNLMAYSGMPSSHAAITTSLATIIGLGEGIGSPIFAVAVLLALLSIRDAVGIRQYIGKQGEVINELVEDLEEDNLVDNQYPTLLEKVGHTPKQLIAGTILGIAVGILGGFFI
- the mutM gene encoding bifunctional DNA-formamidopyrimidine glycosylase/DNA-(apurinic or apyrimidinic site) lyase, translating into MPELPEVETIAQDLNKSLVGLSVKEIKILGGHKVVKTPLVSLRKILYKKKLKRVFRRAKMVVFDFDKHYLLVHLKMTGQLIYLSGRSLVAGGHPIISTGVQVPNKHTVLEITLNKGKLYFNDVRKFGWLKLLDKNEFIELDKRTGQEPLEQGFTLSFFAAILKRRAGLNIKAALLEQKHFVGIGNIYADEILFKAKVKPARKVASLAKEEIKKIYQATVYILRLSIKHRGTTFRDYTDAAGLKGKFINYLKVYGRSGLECRQCSAKILKDKVAGRGTHWCDNCQK
- a CDS encoding DUF389 domain-containing protein is translated as MFLGNFFSFFHKRSPDILTISRRDRYRTVDELFSHLRSVSVYFVLLGLSAVIVSAGVLLNNSAITIGGMLVAPLLTPLLIIGLVLATGHIRPLWRVLLLIISSFLMVILVSGLMSMIFSNENITSVFDRSEKVMLLYAMVAIASGAAGAFAWCRREVSEALPGVSVAVTLVPPLSLMGIWLAQGDWPAFVYYASMLGLNVSGIVIGSFLVFVLLGFHSVNKSVQSRAEE
- a CDS encoding peptidoglycan DD-metalloendopeptidase family protein; translated protein: MHKGIFFNLIVIIGLILLTSNNGAVSSAQAQTSNTSVRSIVFPVLGSSSYGNDFGDGRSSGRTHEGNDIFAPKMRPLLAAVDGTVQWVQYPQPEWGYAISLRDADGWQYWYLHVNNDTPGTDDGLGGGLYAYAPDVINGATVKAGQVIGWVGDSGNAESTSPHLHFEIHAPDRSVINPYESLRAATRVTTPVPAPIQSYEIVPYGEFKGGASIASGNFGNGGTLVTGAGPGGGPHVKVFNNDKLVIADFFPYPTAFRGGVNVAAGDIDGDGIDEIITGAGPGGGPHVRILGTNGEPRGSFMAYPNAFRGGVRVAVADIDGDGKAEIITGAGPGGGPHVRVFKADGTPLTGFMAYDKSFRGGIDVAVVPASSQSPARIITSPLIGGGPHIRTFDINGNPDTSFFAYDQGFRGGVKISVINTSSTFQSAGSYQIVTVPASKGDPHIRVFTPQGMEVREATAFESWWRGGYEVDADKNGTIRLTSSGRRASVRTVVNQSFNFNQGTQGTEGGWRYRR